A single region of the Salvia splendens isolate huo1 chromosome 18, SspV2, whole genome shotgun sequence genome encodes:
- the LOC121776845 gene encoding glycine-rich protein 5-like — translation MAKFSLIVLLALALVAAHATARNIPTNPQTTNPNLNAFAPSQNSVADEKNFISYGGGVGGWGGIGYVGVMPVIGGMGGVGGAGGLGGLGGGIGKVGGIGVGGGIGKVGGIGVGGGIGKVGGIGGGIVP, via the coding sequence ATGGCAAAATTTTCCTTGATTGTTTTGCTAGCACTTGCACTAGTGGCAGCTCATGCAACCGCAAGAAACATTCCAACTAATCCCCAAACAACAAACCCTAATCTCAATGCATTTGCCCCTTCACAAAATTCGGTCGCCGATGagaaaaacttcatttcatacgGCGGCGGTGTAGGCGGCTGGGGCGGGATCGGCTACGTTGGAGTGATGCCGGTGATCGGTGGCATGGGAGGAGTTGGTGGCGCTGGGGGACTCGGCGGCTTAGGCGGCGGGATTGGTAAGGTAGGCGGGATCGGTGTCGGTGGCGGGATCGGGAAAGTGGGAGGTATCGGCGTCGGCGGAGGGATTGGGAAAGTAGGAGGCATCGGCGGCGGCATTGTGCCTTGA